CTCGTGCCCTAGTACTGCCAGTGAGCATGGGGGCGAGAAACGTCTGTATGCACTACTTCATTGTCGAGAAAGACAAGTCCTCGGATTACACGGGTATCATCAATGGCTCGCACAAATGGGGACTCCCGGGAGTCATCTCCTGTCCTGCATGCAAGGCCACCTGGGGTGACAATTCCAGAACGTACCCCTCCGCGGACTTGACCTCCGTGGCTGCCCTGGCCGACTTCGAAGAGGCACGAGCCGAACCCATCGAAGAATACGAACGACTCCGTGATTTGGTGCGGCCCCTGCTTCCCCCGGAGGCCCAACTGGATCCGGGTACAGCCCTCGGCCCGATCGTTGGAAGCGCCCAGGGCCGCTTCGGGCCACTCGTGTCGCCCGATCCCTGGTGGCTGCTGGTGCAGCGCGAGGCGCTCGAGAAGCTCCAGGCCGAGGGCTTGCGAGGGCTCAAGGGCTGCCGCACCCAGCTGCGCTTCCGCCAGAGGAACGCACCCGAGCTGCTCGAGCTGGAGCTCCTCTCAGCGGGCCGCCTGCACACGGACTGCCTGCCCCCAAACCGCCAACCGCCCTGCCCCCGCTGCGGCCGATTCGGCCTCACCCTACCCAAGACCCGGCTGCTGGATGCCGCCACGGTTCCCCCCCACGTGGACGTGTTCCGCCTGGAGGACTTCTCCACCGTCATCGTCTGCACGGAGAACTTCGTCAACGCCTGTCAGCGCCTGGGACTGGACGGCGTTGCCTTCCACCCGCTGCCTGTCTCCCGGTAGGGGAACCCCACTCGGGTCTACCTGGGAGCGGGGCGTCAGACGCGGAAGGGACCGGAGTGGCCCTCGGGCCAGAGCACCCGGGGCTCCTCGCCCTCGCGTACCACGGCGATGACCGCGTCCTCCAGCTGGTCCTCCTCGTCGAGCGCCTCGGCGATGGTGCGCATGGCCACCTCCAGGTCCATCACCCGGCAGAAGACGTTCATGCGCCCGGGCTGCGTCTCGCCGCCCTCCACCTCGCCGTTGCCCGTCCACCCCAGCACGTCCGTGAGCAGCTCCTCCACCGCGTGCCGCTTCTCGAAGTCGTGCCCCGTGCCCTTGCCCTTCAGCGCGTACTGGATGACGAGCGGCACCATCGCGTCCAGGTCCGGCTCGTCGTAGCCCTGGTCCACCAACGGCTCGGCGGCCTGGGCAATGGCCATGTCCGGGTCCTCGTCGGCCGGGAGCGGCTGCTCCTTCTCCTCGCCCGTCTCCCCGACGGTGCCCCAGTGCACGGTGAGCTTGTCCTCGTGCACCCAGGCCTCCCAGTAGCGGAGCGTGTCGCCTTCCTTCTTGTAGAGCTTCAGCACGCGCGCACTCTACACGCCAGGGCCGCGTCGGCCCGAGTCAGAAGGCACGGCCCTGTCCACCATCCACCGGCACGGTG
This is a stretch of genomic DNA from Archangium violaceum. It encodes these proteins:
- the sitI6 gene encoding SitI6 family double-CXXCG motif immunity protein — protein: MHYFIVEKDKSSDYTGIINGSHKWGLPGVISCPACKATWGDNSRTYPSADLTSVAALADFEEARAEPIEEYERLRDLVRPLLPPEAQLDPGTALGPIVGSAQGRFGPLVSPDPWWLLVQREALEKLQAEGLRGLKGCRTQLRFRQRNAPELLELELLSAGRLHTDCLPPNRQPPCPRCGRFGLTLPKTRLLDAATVPPHVDVFRLEDFSTVIVCTENFVNACQRLGLDGVAFHPLPVSR